GCACGCGCGCCAGCCTGAATGCGGTCGTTTGTGAATTGCCGCTCGACACAAAGGTCTGATTCACACCAGCAATCTGCTGATAGTACGTGTTCGTGTTGCCAGAAATCGTCGCGGTCCAGTAACCCCAAGGCACTGAATACGAACCATTGAAACCATGCGAACCGAGACCCTTGTCGCCGAACTCCAGATCCTGGTTCGCACCCAGTGCAAGCACGTCGTTGATACCGAGCGGATTGTCGAGACCCAGGCTCAGATTGCCCTGCAATTTCCCCGTCGCACGCGTGCCCGAGTTGTCAACCGACGCGACGAGACTCCAGGGTTTTGCGCGTTTCACCTCGATCACGACGTCGCTCTCGCCAGGCGATGATGTCGGTTCGATTTTCATGTCGACATCCTGGCTCGAAACCCGCTTCATCTGCTCAAGTCCTTGCTCCAGGTCGCGCAGATTCAGCATGTCGCCATCCCGATCCGGAAATGCCGTCTTCCATGTACCGCGCATGTTCGGGTCGGAAAAGCGTAGATGACGGACCACGCCTGGGATGAGCGCAACCTTCAGCGTGCCTGTCGAGACGTCCTGCTCAGGCAGTAGCACGCGTGTGGTGATGTAGCCGCGACTCAGGATCGTCTGTTGCAATCCCTTGGTGAGAAGGTCGAACCCCTGCTTGCCGATGCATTGACCGACGTAGTGCTCCAGCCATTCTCGTGCGAATGCAAAGCGGTCAAGCGGTAACGACGATGCACCCTGTTTGCGGATCGCGTCCGGCAGCGTGGCGGGGACATCGAGTACGAATGTGTCGATGCGGAAGCACGGGGCTTCGACGGGAAGCTCTGGGAAGCCTTGCGCTTTCGGCGCCGTCGAGCGTACTGCCGGCGCGTTTACTGCCTGCGCGCGCCGTTGCGCGTCCCGCTGCTGTTGTACCTGCTGATTCTGTTCAGCGTTCGCGCGTGCGGCGGCTGCGGTGTCTGCAGGAGTCGGCGCCTGCTGCGCCTGGCCCGTTAGTGATATCAGGGCTGTGAGCGACAGTGCCGCCAGCCTCTTCATGCTGTTCATTGTCTTTCTTCCGAGAATCATCCCTGCGGGCGGCGAAAGCCCCGTCGCCGCTCCACGCAAGGTCCTACTTGTTACCTGCCCGACATTCAAGCGCTACGCCCATCTGCACTGGTTCATCTAGACCTAGATCATCAATTTGCCGAGCCTCGATTTCGCATTGACGCCCTTGTTGCGTTAGAAACACGTCGTAGTCGCGGCCTGCTTCCGGTGTCAATACCACCGAGGACGCGACGCATCGACGGGTTGGCCCATATTGACCTGAATAAACCACCCATCCCATCGAATATGTGATCGGCTGCCCCGCCGCAACTACGTACTCGCGTATGAATGTTTTCCCCGTTAGACCTTGCACCCGCATCCAGGGTCGCGGGCTCGGCGGCATGCCAATCAGCACGCTGCGGGTTGAGTAACGAAAGCTGCCAGCCATTCCGTCATCGACACGTGTGCCGTCGAAACTTATCCAACTCTGGTAGCAATCGCCTGAACGGAATACAGCGTACGGTTGATTGTTCTCAGACGAAAATACACGCACGCGCGCTGAATTTCTCATTTCGAACTTTGGCGATTCCACTTCTATCCGATGTGCCGGCTGTGGCAACAGTGAACACGCCGTTAGATATAGCGAACCGACCGAGGCGGCAAGGCACATTCGGTACAAGGATTTCATTTCTGGCCGCTCCGCGCGTCGCTAGCTATCTGTGTCGACCCACATAAACCGTCCGTTCGCTAGCGATTCTTCCGCCTGATTCCACACCGAAACTCCTGTCACTTTAGATGGACGCGCCGCCTCCATCGTCGGTGATAGCGAATCGAGCCAAGTGATCGATACGTCATTCTCAGCGCCTGCCTGATAACATTAACGTCGTCTATCTCACGTCACTTCGGGAAACCGTACATATCCTGCCCAGTCAACTCATTTGAATTGCGCAACAGTCTCTCAAGCGCCTCATATTCCGGTCCAAAATCCATTTTTTGAATTGCTCGTTCCATACACTCGGATCTCAGTCGGGCAGTCAAATCACGAAGCGCCGCCACGATATCCGACCTGTCGCTCTTAGCCGTTTCGAGCGCGTTGACGCCCAGCAAATACGCCTGTTGATAAGCACCGATGCTGACGTTCGACCGTATTTTGTCCGCCGGTTTACTCATATTTTCCTCTGGCATCTACGTGGTCAACTTCATTTTAGCGGAGTCATAAATGACCCTTGATTTCACCGATCTTGTTCGCGTTCGGGTCCGTCCACTGGCTTCGGTTGGGTACCAAAACTTGTTGTGCGCCACCCGGTGCCGAGTACCCGCCTTGCTGAACTGGCGCAACTTGACTTGTGAAAACTTGTGGGCTATTACCTGGCAGCGGTTTCATCGAATATACGTCGAAACCGAGTTGCGAACCGCGAACTGCCTGCTCGGCGGGTAAGCCTAATTTGGCCGCGATCTGGTCAGCCGGCAATCGGGACAGTGAATCATATTCCGTTTTCGTCATAAAATATGGGGAGTATGCTGCCACGGAGTCTCCTCCGAACGTCCCCTTGGGAACAAGCTTGATTAACTCTGTATTTTGATTGACGGGGAGGTTGGTAGGCAGACCCGTTCCCGACTCGATAAGACCCGCCGCATATCTCTGTGCGTCTTTCGAAGAGAGCCCGGCGGAGACATATGCATCAATAATCGCCTGCGCCGTCGCCATAACATCGCTTGTCGGCTGCATACCTTGAGTACTGAATTTCTCGTTTGTGTATGTCAGACGCGAGGCGTCAGCAGCAGCGGCAGCCTGCTTCCCAGCCTGGTTTTCCAACGTTGCCGCTGTGACCGCTCCACCTAAGCTCAGACCCGCATATGCGATTGCTGCTGCCTGTGGGCTGAGGCCCAAACCTTGTAAAGCCTGCTCACCGTATGTCAATGATGGCGAGCCTGTGATCATTTGTGTAAAACCTGCCTGTGAATAATCCAGGCTCGTGCCCGCGATCGTTGCTCCCGCCGTGCACGCCACTACGCTCGCGCAACCAGCGCCAAACGCAGCGGCCGCCACGGCTACCCCTGTTACCCCCTGCACAGCGCCTGCCGCTCGGGTTGTCGCTTGCATTCGACTATTCCAGTCCACGACACCATCGGTGAACGGGTTGTAGCCATCGAACGCTCCCGCCTTTATTAGTGCACTCTGCTCAGCAGCATAGCTTTGACCATCGTTTTGCATTTTTTGCAAGATGACCTGATTGGGATCACCGGCCGGCACCCCGGCCGCACATTGCACCAGCGCACATTCGGCAGCTGCAAGCCGATACTGCTCTTCCGGGGTCTTGCCAGCCTGCAGTCGCGCAAGCTTCTGCTCTTCCGTTTCGTGCAACTGCCGGTTATTCATGTCAGCATTGGCAGCCGTGAACGCGCCCGCATTTCCACCGACTGCCGCACCTGCCGCCGTCGCAATCACGTTCGCTACCCCGTTCCCGAGTGCGTGTCCGATCGTCCCGGGCGCCCCCATTGAATCGGCGAGATTGTTCAACTGTCCCGAGAGCGCAGAAGAAACACCAGCACCCGCTCCACCGCCAATCGCGCCCATCAGACTTCCCGCGCCCAACCCACCGAGCAAGGCACCGCCGGCCACGTGAAGCAGTATCCGGTCGGTCCCGCCTTCGCTCCAGTCATTCGCTTCCTGCTTGTACTGCGCAGCATCATCCGTTTCGCCTAACAACGCGGCAGCTTTTTCACCACTCTTCGCCTGATGCTCCTTGTAATCACCATACGTGCCGATCGCCTGCGCCACTTGCGCGCCTGCCGCATTGGCGGCATTCATGACATCCTGCTGTTGCGATACCAGGTCATTCACATCCGGCAACTTCGATACCGTGCCGTTGAGATCGGTCGTATCGCGGTTCAAAGAAGCGACATCCTGCTTCTGGTTTGCAGCATCGGTGATGACTATGCCACCGGCCGCGACGCCGCTCCGCGTCGTCGCGTGTTCGTTACCGTTGTCCGATTGTGAAATCATCGGCGTGATACCAAGCCCGCCGCCGCCGAACGTCATGCCGCCACTCGACGCGCTGTACTCGGAATGATTCTGCATATCCGACCAGCTCAGCGTTCCCGTCGTCAACGTGTTCTTTGACGCGTCCGCACCGCTCGCGATGTACGCGCCCTTCAGGTCGGTATTGCCTTTGACATTGATATCGAAGCCGCCTGTTCCTGCCTGAATACCCGCCTGTTCACTCACGGCGGCATAGCTCCCGTTTGCGCTGCCGTGCTGGGTACTGAAACTCCCGCTGGCCCCGCCGCCCTGGCTGATGCTAAACCCTCCGCCCGAACTCGACTGATGCGCGGAACTGGTCGTCGTGTCCTGCACGCTAGCAATATTCAGATTGCCGCCGATATCGGCGCTCACCTGCTTGCCGCTCACATTCGCCCCGATGATGTTCGTATCGCCGCCGGACACGATCGTCATGCTGTTTGCGCCCTGTACGTGCGTATTGGTCTGTGTCGCCGCGTCGCTGTTCGCGTCGCCGTGTGCCTTCGACATCGATGCGGACACGCCCCAACCATTCGTGCCATACGACACACCGACACTGGCGCTGCTCGATTCATTCGTGCTGCGCGTCGTGTCTGTATTGGTCGTGTTGAGCAGGTTGACCTGATTCTTCGCAGCCAGCAACACGTCATTCGCGTTGACATTAGAACCAGCGATCGTGAGGTTGCCGCTTCCCGGCGTGCCATCACCCATAGCAGCAAATGCCGCTGTCCCGCCCGCCATCACGCTCGATCCTGTGCTCGTCGTCTGGTCTTCAGTCGACGTGCTCTTGCTCTGGCTCGATCCAAAGCTCAACTGCACGCTGATATCTGGCTTCTGCCCCGGACTCAGCGCTTGGCCCGCAACGGCATTGCCGATCGCACCCGCTGCAGCGATCGAATGAAGCGCCTTGGCGCGTCCGTTTTCACTGTGCGACGCGGCCTGGCTCTCGCTAATTGCCGTGTTGATCGCATTGCCGATGCTTCCCGCGAGCCCGAGCGTAAAGCCAGTGGTTTTCACCTCATGCGTTTCGTCGTGGTGCGTGGTGCCCGTTGCCGCATCGATGATCACGTTTGCGCCCGTGCCAACGATGTTCTGCCCCGCGATCAGGTCGCTGCCCGTGACATGCAGATCGTTGCCGGCCGACAGATGCAGACTGCCATCCGTACTGCCGATAAGGCTCGCGTTGTTCGTCACGGCGCTATCGTGCGTCGTGTCCTTATGATCGTTCGAGCCATATGAAATGCCCGCGCCGCCCGAACTACCTAGCCCCGTTTTCAGATCTTCATGAAAATGGCTGCTCTCGCTCGTATCCTGCGACGTCGTAA
This genomic interval from Paraburkholderia sabiae contains the following:
- a CDS encoding ShlB/FhaC/HecB family hemolysin secretion/activation protein, giving the protein MNSMKRLAALSLTALISLTGQAQQAPTPADTAAAARANAEQNQQVQQQRDAQRRAQAVNAPAVRSTAPKAQGFPELPVEAPCFRIDTFVLDVPATLPDAIRKQGASSLPLDRFAFAREWLEHYVGQCIGKQGFDLLTKGLQQTILSRGYITTRVLLPEQDVSTGTLKVALIPGVVRHLRFSDPNMRGTWKTAFPDRDGDMLNLRDLEQGLEQMKRVSSQDVDMKIEPTSSPGESDVVIEVKRAKPWSLVASVDNSGTRATGKLQGNLSLGLDNPLGINDVLALGANQDLEFGDKGLGSHGFNGSYSVPWGYWTATISGNTNTYYQQIAGVNQTFVSSGNSQTTAFRLARVLSRSQSDVFGIEMQLSKRFGESFIDDTSIRTQRRNNTFVEAGVTDRHYFGTAQFDGTLAYRQGVGGLGATQDPYPEGPTYRFHMAVFDANLSVPFLVAKQQFRYVTTLHGQFTNDTLFFIDDLTIGSRYTVRGFDGETLLAAEKGFYWRNELQWAIGQTGQSLYAGLDYGHVYGPNTAFLAGTQLAGAVVGIRGSVPTRFAGFTYELFAGTPVYKPAEFPTARVTVGFQLTAQF